A region of Haliotis asinina isolate JCU_RB_2024 chromosome 9, JCU_Hal_asi_v2, whole genome shotgun sequence DNA encodes the following proteins:
- the LOC137296936 gene encoding uncharacterized protein — translation MKSQRVFPTVKHDSMMKLLVVAIVTVTAVMANSHHDYTDPKKFADYLKDIRKSHEFAHMNVAEKDLYHNLIQAAEQGSASLTAFISAQTFSNIIRLIDHLDKDDIPHFEGYLQAHLQQGSGSGSTVVVKRQAGSDLFNFLRELHLAHKIEDNLSHADMRVFLEILYAAEHNTLTQYIDQKGYAAVLDLMSQIEDDQVHGFDQMLIRHLEHEAALSQTTVGTIVVSTPAPAMTTAAPVVTTGAPVVTTGAPVATTGAPIVASTVTA, via the exons ATGAAGTCACAGCGAGTGTTCCCAACAGTGAAACACGACAG CATGATGAAACTTCTAGTTGTTGCCATAGTAACAGTGACGGCCGTCATGGCCAACAGCCATCACGACTACACAGATCCTAAGAAATTCGCCGACTACCTGAAGGATATCCGGAAGAGCCACGAGTTTGCCCATatgaatgttgctgaaaaggACCTTTACCACAACCTGATCCAGGCTGCCGAGCAGGGCAGCGCCTCCCTCACAGCCTTCATCTCAGCCCAGACTTTCTCTAATATCATTCGCCTCATCGATC ATTTGGACAAAGACGACATTCCTCACTTTGAGGGTTACCTTCAGGCT CATCTACAGCAAGGCTCGGGCTCAGGCTCAACGGTAGTTGTC AAGCGACAAGCTGGTTCCGACCTGTTTAACTTCCTGAGAGAACTTCACCTTGCTCACAAGATTGAGGACAATCTCTCACACGCCGATATGCGGGTGTTCTTGGAGATCCTGTATGCTGCTGAgcacaatacactcacccagtACATCGACCAAAAGGGCTATGCAGCCGTCCTTGACCTCATGTCAC aAATTGAAGACGATCAGGTTCATGGCTTCGATCAGATGCTGATTAGG CATCTCGAGCATGAGGCTGCATTGTCGCAAACGACCGTTGGCACCATCGTTGTCAGCACCCCTGCTCCAGCGATGACCACTGCTGCTCCTGTCGTCACCACCGGTGCTCCTGTCGTCACCACCGGTGCTCCTGTCGCCACCACCGGTGCTCCTATCGTTGCCAGCACAGTCACGGCCTGA